One segment of Oscillospiraceae bacterium MB08-C2-2 DNA contains the following:
- the pfkA gene encoding 6-phosphofructokinase — protein sequence MGKEIKTIGILSSGGDAPGMNAVIRAITRTALYNGMKVIGIRRGFAGLMKGDMFEMNMRSVSDILQRGGTMLHTARSPEFVEDAGVELGKEKCLEMGIDGIVVCGGDGSFRGARDLAAKGIPCVGVPCTIDNDIPCTEYTIGFDTAVNTVTENIDRIRDTSQSHERCSVVEVMGRRCGDIALQSAICCGAVSVLIPEVPYDLERDVVEKMQRTIRTGKRHFIVIVAEGVTLYSKDAKSSAEIADYIEKRTGFITRSTILGHIQRGGTPTARERVIAARMGHHAVEVLARGIGNRIIAMQANKIVDLDLEEALKMTKELDVDMLRTAHEISL from the coding sequence ATGGGTAAGGAAATCAAAACCATCGGTATTTTGTCAAGCGGCGGCGATGCCCCCGGCATGAACGCTGTTATTCGTGCGATTACACGCACAGCGCTGTATAACGGCATGAAGGTGATCGGTATTCGCCGTGGCTTTGCTGGGCTGATGAAGGGCGATATGTTTGAAATGAACATGCGCAGTGTCAGCGATATTCTTCAGCGGGGAGGCACCATGCTCCATACAGCCCGCAGCCCTGAATTCGTTGAGGATGCCGGCGTTGAACTGGGCAAAGAAAAGTGCCTTGAAATGGGCATTGATGGCATTGTTGTTTGCGGTGGTGACGGTTCCTTCCGCGGTGCCCGTGATCTGGCTGCGAAGGGTATTCCTTGTGTTGGCGTTCCCTGCACCATTGATAATGATATTCCCTGCACTGAATATACCATCGGTTTTGATACGGCTGTTAACACCGTTACCGAAAATATTGACCGTATCCGTGATACCTCCCAGTCTCATGAGCGCTGCTCGGTGGTAGAGGTCATGGGCCGCCGCTGTGGCGATATCGCCCTTCAGTCGGCCATTTGCTGTGGTGCTGTGTCTGTTCTGATTCCCGAAGTCCCTTACGATTTGGAGCGGGATGTGGTTGAGAAAATGCAGCGCACCATCCGCACCGGCAAACGGCATTTTATTGTAATTGTAGCTGAGGGTGTTACTCTCTATTCAAAGGATGCCAAATCTTCTGCGGAAATTGCCGATTATATTGAAAAGAGAACCGGCTTTATTACCCGTTCCACCATCTTGGGCCATATCCAGAGAGGCGGCACACCTACTGCCAGAGAGCGTGTTATTGCGGCACGCATGGGGCATCACGCTGTCGAAGTATTGGCAAGAGGCATCGGTAACCGTATTATTGCCATGCAGGCCAATAAGATTGTAGACCTTGATCTGGAAGAGGCTCTGAAAATGACCAAGGAGCTGGATGTGGATATGCTCCGCACCGCTCATGAGATTTCTCTGTAA
- a CDS encoding nicotinate phosphoribosyltransferase: MTTDWKINRNLTMLTDFYELTMSNGYFENGLQDKIAVFDMFFRGIPDRGGFAIFAGLEQLVEYLAGLHFTQEDIEFLRTKQLFSENFLQYLLDFEFKCDVWACREGTPIFPNEPIVVVRGPVIQAQLVETMILLTINHQSLIATKANRIVRAAQGRPVFEFGSRRAQGYDAAILGSRAAYIGGCAATACVLSDRDYQIPAVGTMAHSWVQMFNSEYEAFESYAKLYPNDCTLLVDTYSVVKSGIPNAIKVFDTVLKPLGCRPKGVRIDSGDIAYLSKKARRLLDSAGYSDVQIIASNSLDENIIRDLLIQGAQVNSFGVGESLITSKSEPVFGGVYKLTAIQEGEFYLPKMKISETLAKITTPGFKKLYRFYSRETGQAIADYVTKFDEEVDDNRPIVIFDPMAIWKKKKVTNYIADSLLVPVFEKGKQVYELPNLRDIQAYCLAQVDRLWDEVKRFEHPHTYYVDLSPRLWETKQQLLAEISRFEERGSPSESAEKN; this comes from the coding sequence ATGACCACTGACTGGAAGATTAACCGTAATTTAACGATGCTGACCGATTTCTACGAACTGACCATGTCCAATGGATATTTTGAAAACGGTTTGCAGGATAAGATTGCTGTTTTTGATATGTTTTTCCGTGGTATCCCGGATCGAGGCGGCTTTGCTATTTTTGCCGGTTTGGAGCAGCTTGTGGAATATCTGGCGGGCCTGCATTTTACACAGGAGGACATTGAATTCCTGCGTACAAAGCAGCTTTTCAGCGAGAATTTTTTACAGTATCTTTTGGATTTTGAGTTTAAATGTGATGTATGGGCCTGCCGTGAAGGAACCCCCATTTTTCCCAATGAGCCTATTGTGGTGGTGCGGGGCCCTGTCATTCAGGCCCAGCTTGTTGAAACAATGATCCTGCTCACCATCAATCACCAGAGCCTGATTGCCACCAAGGCCAACCGTATTGTGCGTGCGGCGCAGGGGAGGCCCGTATTTGAATTTGGTTCCCGCCGGGCTCAAGGATATGATGCCGCAATATTGGGCTCTCGTGCCGCTTATATCGGGGGCTGTGCCGCAACCGCTTGTGTGCTTTCTGACCGGGATTATCAGATTCCGGCGGTGGGCACCATGGCACATAGCTGGGTTCAGATGTTTAACAGCGAATACGAGGCCTTTGAAAGCTATGCCAAGCTGTATCCCAACGACTGCACTCTGCTGGTGGATACCTACAGCGTTGTGAAATCCGGTATTCCCAATGCTATTAAAGTATTTGATACTGTCCTCAAGCCTCTGGGCTGCCGCCCTAAGGGTGTGCGCATTGACAGCGGCGATATCGCTTATCTTTCAAAAAAAGCCCGCAGACTGTTAGACAGCGCAGGCTATTCCGATGTGCAGATTATTGCATCCAATTCTTTGGATGAAAATATTATTCGTGATTTGCTCATTCAAGGGGCACAGGTTAACAGTTTTGGGGTAGGGGAAAGCCTCATCACCAGCAAATCCGAGCCCGTTTTTGGTGGGGTTTATAAGCTGACTGCTATTCAGGAAGGCGAATTCTACCTGCCAAAAATGAAAATCAGCGAAACCCTTGCCAAGATTACGACCCCCGGCTTTAAAAAGCTGTATCGGTTTTATAGCCGTGAAACCGGACAGGCTATAGCCGATTATGTAACCAAGTTTGATGAAGAAGTGGACGATAACCGGCCTATTGTAATCTTTGACCCCATGGCAATTTGGAAAAAGAAGAAGGTAACCAATTATATTGCAGATTCTCTTTTGGTGCCCGTTTTCGAAAAAGGGAAGCAGGTCTATGAGTTGCCCAACCTGCGGGATATTCAGGCCTATTGCTTGGCTCAAGTGGATCGTTTGTGGGATGAGGTCAAGCGTTTTGAGCATCCGCACACCTATTATGTCGATCTCTCGCCCCGGCTTTGGGAGACAAAGCAGCAGCTATTGGCTGAGATCAGCCGCTTTGAAGAGCGGGGCAGTCCGTCAGAGTCTGCTGAAAAAAATTAA
- a CDS encoding tyrosine recombinase XerC: MSKKSLYQDFPGYVRDYLFYMLTIRGRSPRTVEAYATDLRTFFRYIKAVKVLGYLEKDIDQGHDLAIDDLPVEVMQSITLSDVYTYLNYTMISRGNDTKARSRKVSSLRGFYKYITTKTNLLEESPVKDLEMPASKKALPKYLTLEESLELVSNVDTAFSARDYCMITLFLNCGMRVSELVGINVQDIRENTLKLLGKGNKERVVYLNDACLFALGEYLKVRPQPTHKEHQNALFLSRQSTRLTARRVEQIVEQCLRQAGLSGKGYSPHKLRHTAATLMYQHGEVDIRVLKEILGHANLSTTEIYTHVSDTQIEKAAQRSPLANVKLKKKAPKDSGKD, translated from the coding sequence ATGTCAAAGAAATCTCTCTATCAGGACTTCCCCGGCTATGTGCGGGATTATCTCTTTTATATGTTAACGATACGCGGGCGCTCTCCCCGCACAGTCGAAGCCTATGCTACCGATTTGCGGACTTTTTTCCGCTACATCAAAGCGGTCAAGGTTTTAGGCTATTTAGAAAAAGACATTGACCAAGGCCATGACCTTGCCATTGATGATTTGCCGGTGGAGGTTATGCAAAGCATCACGCTTTCGGATGTGTATACATACCTGAATTATACTATGATCAGCCGTGGAAACGATACAAAAGCCCGTTCCCGCAAGGTGAGCAGTCTGCGCGGCTTCTATAAGTATATCACCACCAAAACCAATCTCTTAGAAGAAAGCCCGGTCAAGGATTTGGAAATGCCGGCCTCCAAAAAGGCTCTGCCAAAATATTTGACCCTTGAGGAAAGTCTCGAGCTGGTTTCCAATGTAGATACAGCTTTCTCGGCAAGAGATTATTGTATGATCACACTGTTTCTCAATTGCGGCATGCGTGTTTCAGAGCTGGTGGGAATCAATGTACAGGATATCCGTGAAAACACTCTCAAGCTGCTGGGTAAAGGCAACAAAGAGCGGGTGGTTTATCTCAATGATGCCTGTTTGTTTGCCTTGGGAGAATATTTAAAGGTAAGGCCTCAGCCTACCCACAAGGAACACCAGAATGCCTTGTTTCTTTCCCGGCAAAGCACCCGGCTGACTGCCCGGCGGGTGGAGCAAATTGTGGAGCAGTGTCTTCGGCAAGCAGGACTATCTGGTAAGGGCTACTCCCCTCACAAACTGCGCCATACAGCAGCTACCCTCATGTACCAGCATGGAGAGGTGGATATCCGGGTGCTCAAAGAGATTTTGGGGCATGCAAATCTTTCTACCACCGAAATTTACACTCATGTTTCGGATACACAGATCGAAAAAGCAGCACAGCGCTCCCCTCTTGCCAATGTAAAGCTCAAGAAGAAAGCGCCCAAAGATTCAGGGAAGGATTAA